From the genome of Gordonia westfalica:
ACCAGGGTCCGCCGGTCGGGTTGCGCTCGCTGCGCATCGGTGTCTGGGTGAAGCCCAACCCGATGCCGCAGATCAGTGCCGACCGTCCCGGGCAAGGCTGGGAAGCGATTTCATTTCTACACCGCGCCGACACCAAACCGGCCTGGAACGGGGGTGGCAAGGCTGGCGTGTGGACGTACCCCGTCGTGCAGAACACCGGTCACCCGACGGCGAAACCGCTGCCAATGGTGGAGGACTGGGTGCGCCTGTTCACGAACGCCTCGGAAACGGTGTTCGACCCGTTCGCCGGTTCGGGCACCACGTTGATTGCTGCGGCGAACGAAAACCGTAAGGCGGTCGGTGTCGAGCTTGAGGAGCGTTACTGCGAGCTGATTGCGAAACGCCTCAGTAATCAGACGATGGCTCTCGACTTCGGGGATGCGTCATGAGTGCCGCGGAGCACCGCCAGATCGACGGTGTCGACATGTGGGTGCAACACCTCCCAGACCTCCACCTGTTTTGGGCGTGGGTGAACGGACGCACCGAGTTCGTCACCTGGCCCGACGCCGACCACCCCAGGCCCCGTTGATCGTGCAGGCCTGGTGGCTGAGCGGCTGTTCGAGTTGGTGGCGAGAGCGAAGGCGGCGGCGTGAGGTTCATGTCGAACCGCACCCATGCTGCCGGCGGGTTCCGGTGGCGCGGCCCCCAATACCCCTACGACCTACCCGGACCTGGAGATGTTCTCCCGGACGACCCGGTCGAGCCGGAAGAACTGTTCCCCAATCCTGCCTACGGGCAACAAGACCCATGGAGACAACAATGACCGAAGACATTAGCCAGGACGAACTGTTCCGGCTCACAGGGCGTGATGTCGTCCTGTGCCCGGAGTGCGGCCACGGCATCGACCCGCACGGCACCGATCCGGGGGTGCGTGCGGGGTCGGCAAGTGCGAATGCATGATGTCGCCCAACGGCATCGCCTACGCCCTGATCAATCCGGAAGTCACCCCGGCGCAGAAGCACTACGCCGAAGCGGAGAGGATGCTCGCGTTCATCGAGCACGACCGCAACCTCACGACCACCCAGCACTCGGAGGTCGCAGCGCGCGCCCAGGTGCACGCCACCCTCGCGCAGGCCGCTTCACTGCGGGAGGTTCTGGAATCCCGCGCCACCACCCGGTACCACGTCACGGTCCAGGATGAGGGCGAGTTCCGCCGACGCAGCAGCCGTCTCGGATCTTTCGGTGGTGCGCTGTGAACTCTGTGAGACAGCTTCCCAGCAGCGGTTCGT
Proteins encoded in this window:
- a CDS encoding DNA-methyltransferase, which translates into the protein MSIYYQDDLVTLYHGDCREVMADMADRSVDVVITDPPYTERTHGMAKTNRGAGHGIKAVTFAAISDADLRAVLAECGRVSASWVVTSLDYAHAFAFDQGPPVGLRSLRIGVWVKPNPMPQISADRPGQGWEAISFLHRADTKPAWNGGGKAGVWTYPVVQNTGHPTAKPLPMVEDWVRLFTNASETVFDPFAGSGTTLIAAANENRKAVGVELEERYCELIAKRLSNQTMALDFGDAS